In Ruania alkalisoli, the DNA window CCGGCCTCATCGTCGCAGCCTTCGCGCTCGCCCGTATCGACCCGATAGCGGCATCGCGGAGCATTGCAACCGCACGCGAACTCATCGAGCAGACGCAACAGCCCTAGTCGCCCACCAGAGCACTGCTGTGGATAGACGCTGACGAGTTTCACCGGCAGCAGGCAGGATGGAGGTAATGACATCCACCGCTGAGTTCCTCGCCGCCACCATCCGCTCCGTGGCCGGGCCGGAGGCCGCACCGCGCCCGGATCAGGAACGGGCCGTGACCGAACTGGTCGACCACGGCCGGCGGGTGCTGGTGGTCCAGGCCACGGGGTGGGGCAAGTCCGCGGTCTACTGGGGGGCGACGGCGGCACTGCGCTCCCGGGGTGCAGGTCCCACCTTGGTGGTCTCACCACTCCTGGCACTGATGCGGGACCAGATCGCCGCGGCCGAGCGGGCAGGGCTGCATGCTGCCACGATCAACTCCACGAACATCGAGGAGTGGGACGAGGTTCTGGCCTCACTTGCCGCCGGGACGATCGACGTCCTGCTCATCTCCCCCGAGCGGCTCTCAAACCCGCGCTTCGCCGAGCGCCTACCGCAGCTGCTCGCACGTACCGGGATGCTCGTGATCGACGAGGCCCACTGCGTCTCGGACTGGGGGTTCGACTTCCGGCCCGACTACCAGCGGCTCACGCGGACCTTGCTCCAGCTCGCGCCCGGCACGCCGGTCCTAGCCACCACGGCGACGGCGAACGCCCGGGTGACCGAGGACGTCGCCGCCCAGCTGGGTGAGGCGACCGTCACCCTACGGGGCTCACTGGCCCGCGCCTCACTCCGCCTGGCCGTCGTCCCGGGGCTGAGTCCGCTGGAACGCTACGCTTGGGTGGCCGAGGCGGTCGGGCAGCTCCCCGGCTCTGGCATCGTGTACGCCCTGACGGTCGCCGAGGCCGAGCGGGTGACCGGGTTCCTGCAGGCCCAAGGTCTGGACGTGGCCGCCTACACCGGCAAGACGGAGAACCGGACCGAGCTCGAGGACCGGTTGCGGGACAACCAGGTGAAGGCGCTGGTAGCGACGTCAGCACTCGGCATGGGCTACGACAAGCCCGATCTCGCCTTCTGTGTGCATCTCGGCTCGCCCGCCTCACCCGTGGCCTACTACCAGCAGGTCGGACGCGCCGGCCGAGCGCTCGACAACGCCATCGCGGTGCTCGTGCCCTCGGACGCCGATGAACGCATCTGGGAGTACTTCGCCACGGCCGGGATCCCCGATCCGGAACAGGTCGATCGAGTTCTGGAGGTGCTGGCGCGCGAGGGCGGTCTGGACGAGTCCGGTCATCAGCTGGCCGTCTCGGAGTCGGCGATCTCGACCGCGACCGGCATCCGGCCCGGACGTCTGGCCACGCAGCTGAAGATCCTCGCCGTCGATGGCGCCGTCGAGCGGGTGCGTGGCGGCTGGGCTGCCAGCGGCCAACCCTGGCACTTCGATGAGCAGAAGTGGTCCTCACTACAGAAGGTACGAGCGACCGAAGCCGATCTGATGCGCCGCTACGCCCACGGCGAGGGCTGCCTGATGCAGTTCCTGCAGCAGGCCCTGGATGATCCCGACCCACGACCCTGCGGTCGCTGCTCGGTCTGCGACGGGCACCTGCCCCCTCCCGGCGCCCGCCCGAGCGAGGACCTGGTTGTCACCGCCCGCCAGCACTTCCGCGGCCTGGACAGCATCGTCGAGCCCCGCAAGCTGTGGCCGTCTCGCCTCGAGGGCGTACGCGGGAAGATCGGTCCGATCATCGCCGAAGGGCGAGCCATCGCTTTCGCTGACGACCCCGCTTGGTCGGATGTGCTGGCGCGACTGTGGGTCGACGACCAGGAGGCTCCGCCGGAGATCCTGCAGGCTGCCGTCGCCACGCTACGCCGGTGGGCACCTCATTGGCAGCGCCCGACGGCGGTCGTCCCCATGCCGTCGCGACGGTATCCCCGGCTCGTGGGTTCCGTTGCGGACCACCTCGCCCAGGTGGGCCACCTTCCCGTGGTGGAGGCGCTGCGGGTCAGCGGACCGCCGCCATCGGACGAGGCGGCCTCGGGTGTGCGGGTCTCGCAACTGCTGGAGCGAACGGGCGTGGTCGACGGAGTGGAGCTGAACGGGCCGGTCCTGCTCGTAGACGACACGATCCGCACCCGATGGACGGCCACCGTCGCTGCACACCTGCTCAGCACGGCTGGTGCAGGGCCTGTCCTACCGTTCGCGATTCACCAGCTCCCCTGACACGCGGTCCACCAGTTGAACGTCCGTCAAAGGAAGAAATTGAACGCCTGGACAGGATGGGGGCGGATGCGGTTGGGTAGCACTCGGCAGTAGACCGTCAGCGGCTGGGAGGCCGCACGAGCCTCGGGGGAGGACGCGATGCCGCGCGCACCGCATGAAGTCACAGACAACCGGACACGACGGCCGTGGCGGGCTCGAGGCGGAGCACTCCTCGCCGTCGTCGCTCTCATCGCCGCCGCGCTGGGAACGACGGCACCGTGGGCAGCCGCTCCCGCGAGCGCTGCTCCGGGCGACCCGTTCGACGCAGCCGATCCGTTGGTCTTCGTGGGCCAGGAACAGCCGACGGGGCTCTACCAGGCGATCACCAATGCCGACGGCGAGGTGGAGTTCGAGACCGAGGGCCCCACGTCCCCAGTTACCTACAACGCACTGGCGTACAACACCGACGACAACTACCTGTACGCCATCGTCAACAGTGACGACAGCCAGGAGTTCCCCGAGGGGTCCTTAATCCGCATCGGGCAGGAGGGAGTCCTGACCCGCGTCGGCACGGAGACCTACAGCACGTCGATCGTCGGAGCCTTCGGTGACGACGGCTTGTACTACAGCGCACGGCCCGAGAACGACGAGCTCCAGGTGATCGACGTCGCCACCGGCGCCCTGGTCGACACCATCGAGCTCAGCCAGCCGATGTACACGGCAGAGATCGGCGGACCCGACTTCGCGCTGCTCGATGGCTACTTCTGGGGAGCGGGCAGCGGGGCGATCACCCGCACCGATCCTGCGACCGGCGAGGTGACCTACTTCCCGGGCGTTTTCTCGGCAGACCTCGCGATTGCGGGTGCCGCCTGGACCTTCGGCAACGGCAACCTCGGCTTCTCATTCAACGCCTCCGGGAGCGTCATGCAGCTCGCGGTCGAGAACCCGGATGCCGACGCCCCGACCTTCACGGTGGTCAGCACCGGGCCTGGCCCGGCGAGCAACAACAACGACGGCGCCGCCTCACCCGGTCAGCCCACCGACCTCAGTGTGGACAAGACCGGCCCGGCAGCGCTCGTGCCTGGCGGCACGATCGAGTACACCATCACCGTGACGAACCACGGCCCCGGCAACTCGTCCGGTTTCATCGTCAGTGACACGATCCCGGAGATGCTGCTCAACCCTGACACGGACGAACCGAACTGCACCGTCGCCGAGGGGACCTTCACCTGCATCGGCGGACGGACCGAGGCTGGCACGTCGGTGGACTTCACCATCAGCGCCGAGGTCCCGGACGACCTCGACCCGCAGACGCTGGTCGAGAACACCGCGACTGTCTCCGCGAACGAGGAGGACCCGGACGAGGAGAACAACACCAGCACCTCCGGTGGCGCCGTCCCCGAGGTGCAACTCGAGAAGGAGGTCGCCTCGATCGAGGATGCCAACGGCAACGGCCTCACCGATACCGGTGACCTCGTCCACTACAACTTCACCGTCACCAACACCGGCCTGGTGGATCTGAGCGACATCGCGATCGAGGACCCGTTGCTCTCCGAGCCCGCCACCTGCCCGGTCACCGACCTTGCCGCCGGCGACAACACGGTCTGCACCGCCACCTACGCCCTGACCCAGGGCGACGTCGATGCCAGCTGGGTGGCGAACACGGCCACGGCAAGCGGTGTGCCCTCCGGGGCGGAGGAGCCGATCACCTCGGAGCCGTCGACCACCGGCGTGGAGATCCCGGCAGAGCCGGAACTCACGATCACCAAGACGGCCGACCCGGCAACGGTCGACTCCTACGTCGTCGACCAGGACATCACCTACACGTTCCTGGTGACCAACACCGGCAATGTCACCCAGACGCAGGTGGAGGTCGTCGAGGGCGAGTTCACCGGTAACGGCGACCTCGGCCCGATCACCTGCCCCGACGGCGCCGGCGACAGCCTGGCTCCCGGTGACAGCTTCGCGTGCACCGCCTCCTACACCCTCACGCAGGAGGACATCGACGCCGGATCGGTGGAGAACAGCGCGACAGCCACCGGCTTCCCGCCGGGAGGGGAGATCCCGATCGAGTCGCCCCCGTCGACGGTGACGATCCCGCCCCCGGCTGAGCCGGCCCTGAGCGTGGTGAAGACCTCCGACACGGTCAGCGTCCAGGAAGCCGGTCACGTGATCACCTACTCGTTCCTGGTGACCAACATCGGCAATGTCACGATCGAGGACGTCACGATCGACGAAGGTGAGTTCACTGGTGCGGGCGAGCTGGAGCCGGTCACCTGCCCGGCAGCGGCCGCTGCCCTCGCTCCGGACGAGGAGGTCGTGTGCACCACGACCTACGAGGTGGTCGAGGCCGACCTCACCGGTGGCGAGCTCAGCAACACTGCGACCGCGACCGGCGCCACCCCGGGTGGTGACCCGGTGACCTCACCGGAGTCGAGCACGACGACGGACACGGTGGCTCCGCTGCCCACCACCGGTTCCTCGGTGCTACCGATCGCCGCCATCGCCCTGCTGCTGGTGGGTGCGGGTACGGCGCTCGCGGTCGCACGCCGCCGCGGCGCGAACTGAGATGGTCCCGGTCCGCGTCGCTGACGCGGACCGGGACAGTCGCAGACTTACCTCCGCCCGCGCATCCGCTGAGGGTACGCGGGCGGACCCATGCCTGGCCAGCCTCAAGTCTGGCTCGCACAGTCGCAGCCGGCGACCCCGAGCACCGCTCACTCCGAGGGCCGGACCCTTCCTAGGCTGCGCTCAGCTGCCGGTCAGGAAGTCCGCACCAGCGGTCGCCACTGGTGCGGTTCGAGCGCCGGGACTTCGCGGGCGGCGAGCCCGGCCCGGGCACGGCTGTGAGCGATGACCTCCTCGAGCAACCGATGCAGCCGCTCGTCCGGATCCGGCACACACGCCTCCGCGATTCCCCGGACGGCGATCTCCGTGATCGCGATCGCGGAGGAGTCCCGCACATCCGGGCGCGCGATGCGCCGCGCGAACGTCGTCGCCCAACTGCGCAAGGCTGCGTACTCCGCGAGTTTCGCGCGCGCCCACCCCACCACTGCTGGCTGCGCCGGAGTGGTGTAGCGGCCGAACTCTCCCACCGTGCGACCGATGCCAACGGCCAGAGCACGCTGCCGGGACTCCGACGCCACCGGCAGGGCGTGGACCGCCGCGATCAACGCGATCTCGTCCTCGAGCCCACGCCCGAGATCACGCAGCCCGATCACCCCGGGGATGAGCGCCGCCAGGCGCGGACGAGCCGCATCGCTGGTGAGGTCGTTCACCAGGCGGGCCAGGTGGGCGAGGGACTCATCGGTACACGCGGGCGCATCGCTCCAGGCTTCACCCGCCAGGAACGAGGCGAGTTCCATGAAGCACGCACCGCGGCGAGGGTTGCGGTGGCGGCCTCTCGCGAGCATCGGCATCGATGCAGACATCGACACTGTGGCGGACATTCTCGACACCTCCAGCAGACGGCTGACCACCAGTGTCCAACTGTTCGGTCGCTCCCGCCACAGGAGGGCGACCAGTCGGTCGAGAAGCGAGCGGGCTGCGGGCCAAGCCGGCACGCGGGTCACCGTGCGGCGAACACTTCCTTACACCTGCTAGGCATCCTCACCTGCAGGATCCCACCCCTGCCCCCACGCGACCTTCCGCGCAGCCCGGAACGCCGCCTTGTCACGTTTGGAGACGGTCACCTCACGTGCCCGACCGTCGGACTCGCACAGCTGCAGCCGCACATGACCAGGTCGCACCTGCGGATGGCGCAGCACCCGGGCCGCGGCCGGCTGTACCGGGAGCCGGGTGGCTGCGACGTAGGCGAACTTCTCATCCTCGAACCCGCGCGAACCCCCCTTGGCCTGCCGGTGGGCAGCCGTACGCTCAAGCCGGGCCGCGGCGTGACACCAATCGCCCGGTCCGAGCGGGCAAGCGAGCTCGTGCGGGCACGGTGCGGCGATCCTCATCCCAGCCTCGAGCAGGCGTTCGCGCGCACGGAGCACGCGGGCGTACCCGGCCGGGGTACCCGGTTCCACCACCAGCACCGTGCCGGCGCTGCGCGCCAGCCGATCCACGACGGCGTCCCTGCCCTGCGCGTCCAGCTCACCCAGGACGTAGCCGGCCAGAGCGAGCCCCGCAGTACCGTCCGCTTTCCGGGCAGCCTCTTCTGCACCTGACCCCACCTCGCCTGGCCGAGCCGCAACTGGATCAGCCGCACCCGGACCGTCTGCATGTGAACCCGTCCGGTCCAGACGGAGGTCCTGTCGGTCCACCTCGACGGGCGCCTCCGCGAGCATCCTCACCGCGAGGTCCAGTGCGTCGGTGGCATAGTCGGCGAGGGTGACGGCCGAGAGCGAGTCAAAGGTGTCGATCGCTGCCCAGGTCATCGCGCCGGTCCCCGCTCCGAGATCCAGCACCCGGGACGGTTCCAGGGAGGGCACTGCCATGGCCAGCTCAGCGAGTGCTGCTCGGGCGGCCGCGAACGTGGCGGGCATCCGGGCGAGCACGTAGGCGACGGCCCGCAACCGCGAGTCCATGATGGGCTGCGCCGCTGGCTGATCGGCGAGGTACCGCCTGCTGAGGGCCTGCGCAGCCCGGTGCAGGTCCGCAGCTGGGTGCTCGGCCGTGACCGAGGAGGTCGCGGCCACGAGTGCGGCGGGGAGCGGGTGCACCGGCCCAGTATGGCCTGCCCTGCGGCGCACTCCGCCCCCCGGCAGTGCGATCACACCCGCAGTCCTAGACACCCGCGGTGCCACCAGCACCAGTCATCGCCGGTCAAGGATGCGCCAAACCAGGCTCGCGCGCATGGGCACGATCTTTGCCGACGCATTACACTACGGGGGTCGGCGAACCAAGCGAGAGAGTGGAGCACTGTGCCCGACCTCCTCGCCTCCTACCGTGCCGCGGGCCCGGGGCACGACGAGATGCTGCAGTCCACCGGTGCTGCGCGCGCGGCATGGGACCAGATGGCCGACCTCGCCCAGGTGCAGTCCTGGGAGCAACTGGCCGAACGCCGTCAGGAAGTGGCCCTCCTCCTGGAGGACCACGGTGTCCGGTTCGGCATCGGGGGCGATGCCGAAGCCCAGACGCCCGGTGCGGCCAGGCCAGACGGGACGGGTGGGACGGCTGGGACGACTGGGAACTCGACCGGTCAGACGACAGCCACGACCGACTCGCCCTGGCAGCTCGACCCCCTGCCGGTGATCCTGGACGAGCTCGAGTGGGCGCAGGTGGAGACCGCTCTGCGCCAGCGCGCGATGCTGCTGGATGCGATCCTCACCGACCTCTACGGCCCACGGCGCCTCATCGGTGACGCGGCGCTTCCGCCAGAACTGGTCCTCGCCCACCCGGGGTTCCTGCGGGCCGCGGAAGGGATTGCCATTCCCGGCCCCCATCAGCTGTTCCTGTACGCGGCGGACCTCGCGCGCAACGCCGATGGCTCCTGGGTGGCTCTGTCGGACCGCACCCAGGCTCCGTCGGGTCTCGGCTTCGCGATGGAGGACCGGCGCGTGGTCTCCCAGGTGCTGGCCGGCTCCTACCGCCAGGCACGGATCCGGCGAATGGGGCCGTTCTACCACGCGATGCGGACCGCACTGCAGGAGGTCGCGCCGGCCGGGGGTGATGCTCCACGTATCGCCCTGCTCACCCCGGGACCGTACTCGGAAACGGCATTCGACCAGGGCTACCTCGCCACCATGCTCGGCCTGCCGCTGGTCGAGGGGGAGGATCTCGTCGTCTCCGACGGCCGGCTGTGGATGCGTTCGCTCGGCGGCCTCGAACCGGTGGACGTGCTGATCCGGCGGGTGGACGCCGAGTTCTGCGACCCGCTGGACCTGCGGGGCGACTCGGTGCTCGGCGTCCCTGGTCTGGTGCAGGCCGCCCGCAGCGGCGCTGTGACCGTGGTGAACCCGTTCGGCGCCGGCGTGCTCGAGAACCCGGCCCTGATGACCTTCCTACCGCGCCTGTGCCGGCAGGTACTTGGTGAGGAGCTGCTGCTCGGCTCCGCCGCGACGTACTGGTGCGGTGAGCGCAGCATGTGCTCGCACGTGATCGCCAACCTGGATCGCCTGGTGATCCGACAGACCGTCCCGGGTGGGTACCAGCGCAACGGCTGGGAACTGACGGTGGCCGAGCGGGCCGACCTGGCGACCATGATCGCGGCGGACCCGCACCGGTGGGTGGGGCAGGAGCCGGTGGACGCCTCCACCACGCCGACGATCGGGGAGGAGAGCCTGCAGGCCCGTCCGACGACGTTGCGCACTTTCACGCTCGCCCGGCCCTCGGGGTATCAGGTGCTTTCCGGCGGGCTCGCCCGCGTCGACCTCGACGAGCGGCACGAACGCTTGGACCACGCACCACGCTCGCCTATGGCGGGTGCAGCCGCGAAGGACGTGTGGATCCTCTCCGCCGAACCGCAGCCGGTGCAGGACCCGTGGCTCACCGACGATGGCGCCCCCTATCACCCGACCGTGCCGGCGATCTCCCCTGGCGCTGCGGAGGATCTGTTCTGGTTCGGTCGCTACAGCGAGCGAGCCGAGGCCACCGTCCGGCTCGTGCGTGCAGTGGCCGACCGGTGGGAGGACTACCACCTGACCCCGCACAGTGCGGGCGGCCGGTCGTTGGAGATCCTGATGACGGCGCTGGCTGGCGTGACCACTGATGCCGGCCTGGATGACGTGGTGCTTGACGAACGACGACCGGGATCGGTCGCCTTCGCTGTCGCCCATGCCGTGCGGGCGGCGACCGGGGTACGCGACCAACTCTCCGGTGACACCTGGATCGCACTGTCGGCGGCCGAGCGTGCCCTCGCTCGGGGCCGGTCGCGGCGTGCCCGCACCGTTGGACCGGAGCTGGAACTGGACGGGGTTCTCACCCGGACGCTGGAGGCATTGCTCGCCCTCGCCGGCATCGGCAACGAGGCGATGATGCGCGATGTCGGCTGGGCCCTGATGGACGTGGGCCGGCGGCTCGAACGCGCCCAGCACTTGGTACAGGTGCTGGCAGCCACGGTGACGGTGCGGCGCGATCGCGTGGTGGACTCGATGGTGCTGGAATCGGTGCTGATCGCACACGAGTCGGTGATCAGCTACCGGCGGCGTTCCCAGACGACGGCGCGGCTGGAGGCGTTCCTCGAGCTGTTGCTGATGGACTCCCGCAACCCCCGCTCACTCGCCCACCAGCTCACCACGCTGCGCACGGACCTGGACTCGTTGCCGACGGCCGCGCACAACGCCCAGGTGCGCGACCAGTTGCTGGCGGACCTGGGGGATCTGCTGGCGGAGCAAGATGCGGCCGCTCTGGCCGCTACCGACCCTGCTGGTGACCGCCGCCGGCTGGCGGAGCTGCTGGAATCGTTGGACTGGCGGCTACGTGATCTGGGGGAGGAGATCGCCCGGGTGCACTTCGCCCACCCGGTGCCGATCCAGTGGGCCGACGCAGCCGGCACCTGGGTTCCCCGCCGTGAGGAGGTGACCTCATGAGCACCGGCGACGGAAGCGCACCCCAGGCGCGCGCGGCAGAAACGACCCGGCACTATCGCCTGACGCACACCACGACCTACCGGTATCCGGCGGCCGTGACGTCCTCCTACGGCCGGGCCACGCTGCTGCCACGCCCTGGTGGGGGTCAGCAGGTGCACAGCAGCGGGCTGGTGATCGACCCAGTCCCGGACGTCGTCGCCGAGCACCGGGACTTCGCCGGCAACCGGTCGGGGTTCTTCCACGTCACCACCGAGCACGAGGTGCTGCGGGTGGTCAGCCACGCGGTGATCACCACAGGCCGGCGCCGCAGCGACATCGCACGCCTGCCCACCACCGGCTGGGAGGAGGTCGCCCAATTGGTGCGCACGATCCGGATGGGTGCGCCCGGTACGAGCCGGGACAACCCGAACACCGTGGTGGCGATCGCCGATGCACGGTTGCCTTCTGCGATGGTCGACACCGACGAGAGCGTGCGTGAGTACGCCCAGGAGTCCTTCACCCCCGGGCGCCCGCTGGTCGAGGTCATCATGGAGCTGACGCACCGCATCAACACCGACTTCACCTACGCCCCCGGCTCCACCTCGGTGAGTTCGCGACTGCCGGAGGTGCTCGCCGGGCGCAAGGGTGTCTGCCAGGACTTCGCGCACCTACTCATCGGGTGCATGCGGTCGATGGGCCTGGCAGCACGGTATGTCTCCGGCTACATCGAGACGCGTCCACCTCCGGGGAAGCCGAAGTTGCGCGGGGTGGACGCCTCGCACGCGTGGGCGGCGGTCTGGCTGCCTGACGGCGGATGGGTGCAGGTAGACCCGACCAATGACCAGGTGGTCGACAGCCGGTACGTGACGATCGGCTGGGGCCGGGACTATCGCGATGTCGCCCCGTTGCGTGGCATCGTGTTCACCGACGGCTCCGGTTCGCAGCTGGACGTGGGCGTGGACCTCTGGCCCCTTGACGGCGGCGAGGTGGCCGGTGCGGTGGCTGAGGTGGACGATCTCACCGCTGAGTGGCGAGACGGCTGCGGCACCACGACAGGACGAAGGAGTGCAGATTGATGGCGATCGCGACGAACACCCGAGTGGGACGAGCCGAGTTGGAGGAGTTCCTGCGGCCCCGGCATCGCGGGATCGTGATGACTCTCAGGTCTGACGGCGGACCGCAGCTCTCCCCCGTGGCCTGCGGTCTGGACAACGAGGGCCGTCTGGTGGTCTCCACCTACCCGGACCGAGCGAAGGCGAACAATGTGCGTGCCCGCGAGCAGGTGGCTGTGTGCGTGCTCTCCGACGAGTGGAACGGCCCCTGGGTGCAGGTGGAGGGTGCCGGCGAGATCATCGACCCACCGGATTCGGTGGAACCACTGGTGGAGTACTACCGGGCCGTGGCTGGGGAACACCCGGACTGGGACGAATACCGGGAGGCGATGGTGCGTCAGGGCAAATCGCTGTTGCGGCTGACCATCACGCGTTGGGGCCCGATCGCGACGGGCGGGTTCCCGGCACACGTGGCACCCTCCTGAGACGATCCCTTGCGAGCTCACGTCTGACGTTGCCCTCCTGGCGGCCACCTCCTGACTCGTGGCGCCAACGCCCCGGCGCTCAGTACAGGGCGTGCGCCGCCGCGAAGATCCCGTCCGGATCCACCCGCTCCTTCACCGCCCGCAGACGTTCGAGGGTGGTCGGTGGGTACATCGCCGCGGTGACGTCCGGACCTCGGTCGAGAGAGAAGTTGCCGTAGATCCCGGCGTGGCCGAACACGCCTGCCTGCGCCTCGCGCGCAGCAGCGATCGCCTCCTCCGGCGCGTCTGCCGGCAGCAGCGCGTTCGCGACCGCGAGCACGCGTGCGTCCCGATGCGCGAAGGCCGTCTCCTCGGCGCGGACCCGTCCGAACGCACCGCCGAGCCCGCGCAGCAGGAGCATCGTCGGCGCCTGGCCCGCGGCCAGGGCGGCGAGCTGATCGAGTGCCTCGCTTGTCAGGTCCGGCAGCACGCGATTGCCCCCGACGAAGGTGACGGGAATGTCCTCGGGTGGCGTCGGGCCCAGCAGATCGGAGTAGTGGCAACTCTCGATACGCTCCGAGCGCAGACCCTCGACGGCGAGCAGCGGCGCGACGACCTCCCTCGCCTCACCCACGGTGCCGTCGAGCACCAGGTCGACCAGCCCGCCAGCCGGGAACTGCGGGCTGATATCCGGCATGACGGCAAGGGTCGAGTTGACCGTGTCAGGCGCCTCGGCCATCACCTGCCACCACGCCTCCATCAGCGAGCGGGTGGCTGAAGGCTCGTATCCGAGCTCGACCCGCACGAGGTCCGGCGCGGGTGCCGCCTCGATCCAGATGCGGGTGACGACACCGAAGTTGCCGCCCCCGCCGCGCAGCGCCCAGAACAGCTCGGGGTCGTCCTGGGCGTCGACCATGCGGATCCGGCCGTCGGCGGTGACCAGCTCGATCCCACGGAGGGAGTCGATCGTCAGTCCGTGGGTGCGCACCAGCCACCCGATCCCGCCACCGAGGACGAGTCCACCCACACCCACCGAGCCGGTGTCCCCCGAGGTGACCACCAACCCGTGCGGGGCAAGCGCCGCGGCCACCTCGGCCCACACGGCACCGACGCCGATCTCCGCCGTGGAACCGGCAACGGTGACGCCGTCCAGCCCGCTCAGGTCGATGAGGGCGCCATCAGGGCAAGGCGCGCTCCCGTGCCCGCCCGAGCGCACCTGGATTCGGAGCCCGGCCGATGTGCACGCACGGACGGCGGCGGCCACCTCCTCGGTGGTGCGGGGCCGGAGGACGACCTCGGGTGTGGCTGGCGCTCGGAAGAGGTGAGCTCCGCCGTCGTACTCGGACGTTCCGGGAACGTGTGCGAACGGTGAGACGTGGTCAGGCAAGTCAGCGAGTGGCATGCGCCCTACGCTTGCACCGCCCACCGACACTGACAAGGGAGATTCGGCGCATACGGCCCTGGGACAGTCACGTCAGCCCGCACGTCAGCCACAGCCGGCGTCAGTCGCGGGCGGTGAGCACCAGCGGCCCGTCCGGTGTGATGGCCACGGTGTGCTCGGAATGCGCACCACGGGAACCATCCTTCGAGCGAAGTGTCCAGCCGTCCGGATCCGTGTAGATCTCGTCGGTGCCGAGCATGAACCATGGCTCGATCGCGATCACCAGACCGGGCCGCAGCGCAAGCCCGCGCCCGGGGCGCCCGGTGTTGGGAACGTGCGGGGCACCGTGCATCTCCCGGCCTACGCCGTGGCCACCGAAGTCGGTGTTCACCGGGTAGCCATAGGAGGCGGCAACCTCACCGATCGCAGCAGAGATGTCGCCGATCTTGTTCCCCACGGTCGCCACGTCGATGGCGGCGGCGAGCGCCTCCTCGGTGGCCCGGATGATCCGCTGATCCTCCTCGCGGGGAGTTCCGACGATCACGCTCCGCGCGGAGTCGCCCACCCATCCGTTGACGCTGACCGCGAAGTCGACCGAGAGCAGGTCGCCGTCCTTGAGCCGGTAGTCGTTGGGCAGCCCGTGCAGCACGGCGTCGTTGACGGAGGTGCACAGCACCTTCCCGAACGGGCTCGCCCCGAAGGAAGGGTGGTAGTCGATGTAGCAGGACGTCGCGCCCTCCTCCCGGATCATCCGGTGGGCGAGGGCGTCCAACTCGTTCAGGGAGACACCGACATCGGCCGCGTCTGCGAGCGCATTCAGCACCCGGCCCACGAACGCACCG includes these proteins:
- a CDS encoding small ribosomal subunit Rsm22 family protein, yielding MHPLPAALVAATSSVTAEHPAADLHRAAQALSRRYLADQPAAQPIMDSRLRAVAYVLARMPATFAAARAALAELAMAVPSLEPSRVLDLGAGTGAMTWAAIDTFDSLSAVTLADYATDALDLAVRMLAEAPVEVDRQDLRLDRTGSHADGPGAADPVAARPGEVGSGAEEAARKADGTAGLALAGYVLGELDAQGRDAVVDRLARSAGTVLVVEPGTPAGYARVLRARERLLEAGMRIAAPCPHELACPLGPGDWCHAAARLERTAAHRQAKGGSRGFEDEKFAYVAATRLPVQPAAARVLRHPQVRPGHVRLQLCESDGRAREVTVSKRDKAAFRAARKVAWGQGWDPAGEDA
- a CDS encoding RecQ family ATP-dependent DNA helicase gives rise to the protein MTSTAEFLAATIRSVAGPEAAPRPDQERAVTELVDHGRRVLVVQATGWGKSAVYWGATAALRSRGAGPTLVVSPLLALMRDQIAAAERAGLHAATINSTNIEEWDEVLASLAAGTIDVLLISPERLSNPRFAERLPQLLARTGMLVIDEAHCVSDWGFDFRPDYQRLTRTLLQLAPGTPVLATTATANARVTEDVAAQLGEATVTLRGSLARASLRLAVVPGLSPLERYAWVAEAVGQLPGSGIVYALTVAEAERVTGFLQAQGLDVAAYTGKTENRTELEDRLRDNQVKALVATSALGMGYDKPDLAFCVHLGSPASPVAYYQQVGRAGRALDNAIAVLVPSDADERIWEYFATAGIPDPEQVDRVLEVLAREGGLDESGHQLAVSESAISTATGIRPGRLATQLKILAVDGAVERVRGGWAASGQPWHFDEQKWSSLQKVRATEADLMRRYAHGEGCLMQFLQQALDDPDPRPCGRCSVCDGHLPPPGARPSEDLVVTARQHFRGLDSIVEPRKLWPSRLEGVRGKIGPIIAEGRAIAFADDPAWSDVLARLWVDDQEAPPEILQAAVATLRRWAPHWQRPTAVVPMPSRRYPRLVGSVADHLAQVGHLPVVEALRVSGPPPSDEAASGVRVSQLLERTGVVDGVELNGPVLLVDDTIRTRWTATVAAHLLSTAGAGPVLPFAIHQLP
- a CDS encoding DUF11 domain-containing protein encodes the protein MPRAPHEVTDNRTRRPWRARGGALLAVVALIAAALGTTAPWAAAPASAAPGDPFDAADPLVFVGQEQPTGLYQAITNADGEVEFETEGPTSPVTYNALAYNTDDNYLYAIVNSDDSQEFPEGSLIRIGQEGVLTRVGTETYSTSIVGAFGDDGLYYSARPENDELQVIDVATGALVDTIELSQPMYTAEIGGPDFALLDGYFWGAGSGAITRTDPATGEVTYFPGVFSADLAIAGAAWTFGNGNLGFSFNASGSVMQLAVENPDADAPTFTVVSTGPGPASNNNDGAASPGQPTDLSVDKTGPAALVPGGTIEYTITVTNHGPGNSSGFIVSDTIPEMLLNPDTDEPNCTVAEGTFTCIGGRTEAGTSVDFTISAEVPDDLDPQTLVENTATVSANEEDPDEENNTSTSGGAVPEVQLEKEVASIEDANGNGLTDTGDLVHYNFTVTNTGLVDLSDIAIEDPLLSEPATCPVTDLAAGDNTVCTATYALTQGDVDASWVANTATASGVPSGAEEPITSEPSTTGVEIPAEPELTITKTADPATVDSYVVDQDITYTFLVTNTGNVTQTQVEVVEGEFTGNGDLGPITCPDGAGDSLAPGDSFACTASYTLTQEDIDAGSVENSATATGFPPGGEIPIESPPSTVTIPPPAEPALSVVKTSDTVSVQEAGHVITYSFLVTNIGNVTIEDVTIDEGEFTGAGELEPVTCPAAAAALAPDEEVVCTTTYEVVEADLTGGELSNTATATGATPGGDPVTSPESSTTTDTVAPLPTTGSSVLPIAAIALLLVGAGTALAVARRRGAN